The genomic region ACTCCCACCTCCGCCCCCACCGTCCGATCACCCACGAAACTGGGAACGAAACATGATGTTCCATCGCCGAATCGCCGAAAGCCCTCCGCAAATGGCTCATGTCTAGAGAACAGAGTAGAGGCACATGCCTTTGATTCTGCAAGGCTGCAACTACCTGTCCTACCCTCCCCTTCAGACGCGCTGTTGGATCCTTGCACCCGCCAGCACCACGATGATCACCAAAAGGAAATCGGCTTGAAGCCCTCGGGCGATGCGATGCCAAAGTCCCAAGGCTTACCAGGTTCACCCATGCTCTCTTCGTTCAGGACCCGGAATGCCTCCGCGCAAGCTGCAGCCGATATCCTCTCGTCCACTTCCCAAGCCAACatctcggccatggtgcgCACAAGCCAGTGTCGCGGGTTCAGCGCCAGAAGCTGCTGCACATGATTCTGCAAGCGGTGCGGCCacttgcgcagctcctcagcggcgtcgtcgttgttgtttGTGACGATCTTATCCGACAGGCGGAACTGCGGGCACTGCCGCAGCATGCCCGCCAGCGTGACGCCCAAGGCCCAGACGTCGTCCCCGCTGCCGTAGTGGCGCTTGTACTGCAAGATCTCCGGGGAGTAGTATTGCGGCGTGCCGCGGAGAGAGCCCTTGCTTTCGAGCCGGCGCACGTCCCCGcagtcggcgaggatgacAGAGAAGGGATGTAGGCCGCGGATGAGGATGTTTCGCGGCTTGACGTCCCGATGATATAGTCTCTTTTCGTCGTGCAGGTAGGTCAGGGCGTCCGAGATCTGGATCATGACCTGCTTGATCTCAGACTTGTCCATGTTGGGCGTCGCCTGGTCGATGCGCTCCTGGAGGGTCCCATACGGACACCATTCGGTTATGAGGATCGCGGCAGACGGATTTTCGGGATCCCTGTACAGCTCGACGAGCCTCAAGATGTTTTCCTTGTATCGTCATAGAATCAGAAACCAGTCCGGTCTCCTCAGTTAGGGGGCcaaggggggtgggggttgCTTGCGTACGTGGTTGAGAGATCGCAGGGCGTTGGCCTCGTGCTCTAGACCCCGTAGCGACTTGGAGGCCTTGCCCGCAAAGATCATACCGTCACTCACACGCCGGACCTTGTAGACGGTTCCATAGCCTCCGCGCCCTAGAACAGTGCCTTTGATATACTTTACAGCCCTGGGGCTGCGGGTTTCGGTCTTGGAACGGGAACCAGCATCATCTGTTGGGCGTGGGTCGTCTTCGCTGGGCGAAAGAACGCCGCCGGGTTGCACTTCATTAGACATGGCTGTAGCAATGTCACGAAGTGCCAAGATTCTGCCCCTCCGTCACCGATGTGGCAGGGTCTGCACCCGTGAATGTATACTGATTGTGGTGCAAGGAGGAAGACTAGCAGCAACTGGGGGATCGGGGTGCTTGATTGGAGGTCAAAGGATTGGAAGACGGAGGGCCAGCTGGGGGGCAGTCGCGGGCAAACGCAGCTCtttccttgccgtcgccccccCAGGCATCAACAGCGCCCGTTCCTCCTACCTCCACGACTCAGTCTCTCTCATGCGCCTCTGTTCGGTCCCGTGAATCCACCTCCAAGCTCCaaacggggagggggagggcggccatTGTAGCGCGGTTGACCAGTGCAGCCCCCTCCCACGGCACCGACCTCTCTGCCTTTGCGCAGTTGACGCCTCGCACGTCAAACGCTCGTCGACCAAACGCAAAGCCCAAGACATGGCGGCCTCCTGCAAAAAAAGGGTCATTTGTGTGACTATCGTACAGTGCTGCAGATACCTGCAAATGCCGAGCGACCACGAAAGCGTTGTAATCAGCTAGATATAGGACCAATCCATCATACAAGCAGACGCCGCAGCCAACCCATGGCCAGCCTCGCTTCCAGGTGTgtgcgccgtggccgctgaTTCCAAAGCAAAAGGAATATCCTCTAATGGGGAATCTTGGAAAGCAAAGTCATGCGCCGCCAAATTCCCAACGCCAAACCCTTCCGTGACCCATGTTGAAGCCATATTTGCCACCTGGTGCGCACCTTTGAAATCACAACGCCGCGTCTATGCTGCCCATTCCATTCTTTCTCCGTTATTCCCTTGGGCCCCATCCCGCTGTGAAGCCTTCTTTAAGTTTTCCATCATCCTCTCTACAAATTCCATAGACCCGCGTCCAGGCACGTCGGCAAACTCTTGACATTTTTGTTCATCCACACGAGACGTTTGAGTATCCAACGGGGCGGAGATTGCACTAGTCAAGGCTTGCTGAGGCGGGGCATCCAAGGAGGATGCCCCTATTTCTGGCACTGAAGCATTTTCAACCTGTGGGCTTGGAACAGGTGACGCGGTCGCAGCTTGCGATATTCCTGGCAGTCTTGGAATCGGCACCGGCGTTGTAGACATCCTCAACGGTGTGGTCGCTTTGACACCCGACATGGGCGTTGGCGAAAGTGACGTTTGGGCAGCCGGGGATGCTTGTGCAACTGCCCTGTCAAGTTCGTTTGCTGGAGTTGCCGATGTACTTGAGGGCGGAGCAGGCGTTGGTGTGCCTGGCGTTgagcccatggcggcgaggataTGCGGAGGTAGAGGCACGGGAGACTGTTTCGCCGGAATCTGCATTGGTCATTAGTATGTCGTAGATAGTATGTCGCAGACTGCAGCACAAGCTTCATGACAGCGATCAGTCATACCTTATACGACTTGGGAACAGGGGTTGGCTTCGGCTTTTGGGCCTGTAAGGGCTGGTGGGCCCTTTGCTCATGTTTTTGCATGCCGCCATTGGGAGGAGTAGCGCTCGGCTGTTGCTGCATGTTTGGCTGTAGCGGCACAAACATGTTGTGGGATTGCGAATGTGCAACCGGGTTGGGCTGTGGGGTATGTGAAGGCGGCGAGTGCTCAGCAGGTCTTCCGAGCTGTTGGACGTGATGCGATCCAAACGTCCCCATAGATGATCCTCTCAGACCCGGCGACATGGAGTTTGCGTACGGTCGCTGAAGCATGTTGCTTTGTTGTGACATGAGGTGCGCCCGCAAGTCGCCCTCGTACCCGTTTGTGAATCCGCCCCAAGGTGAGTAGGGCGTCCGGTACTTTAAAGCGTCCCTGCCATATGAATCAGCGTACTGCATTCCTCGGACCCGGTATTACTACATACCTGTTGTGGTTGACCTGGAAAAACGGGTATTTCTGGTACACTGATGAGTGAACCTGCCAGTTCGGCCGGCTCTGATGGACCGATGAAGGCTTCTGATATGTGACAGGCGAGGGCTGCTGCCAGGTTtgtgctggcgctgccacCGTTCTCGGAGCGTTTGGCACTCCAGCTTGATGGTGGTTCTGAGGAGCAGCTGAGGCAGTTTGTGAGGTGCCGCTGCTCACAGGCTCAAACCTCTGGACGGAATACATCCCACTGTTCTGATAACCCTGCCCGGCTGCGTAGTGATTCTGATTTGAGTAAGTTGATGGAGAAAGGGTATGCGACGTTTGCGCTGGAGCGAAATATTGAGTTGTGTGCATCTGCTGCTGTGAGTTGATCGGTCCCTTGGGCTTGTACACGTAAGGCTTATCGAATCGGATGCCAACCGCTTGCGCGCTCGTGGCATAGGGCGCGTAGGTGAAGC from Purpureocillium takamizusanense chromosome 12, complete sequence harbors:
- a CDS encoding Non-specific serine/threonine protein kinase (EggNog:ENOG50KOG0583~COG:G), which encodes MSNEVQPGGVLSPSEDDPRPTDDAGSRSKTETRSPRAVKYIKGTVLGRGGYGTVYKVRRVSDGMIFAGKASKSLRGLEHEANALRSLNHENILRLVELYRDPENPSAAILITEWCPYGTLQERIDQATPNMDKSEIKQVMIQISDALTYLHDEKRLYHRDVKPRNILIRGLHPFSVILADCGDVRRLESKGSLRGTPQYYSPEILQYKRHYGSGDDVWALGVTLAGMLRQCPQFRLSDKIVTNNNDDAAEELRKWPHRLQNHVQQLLALNPRHWLVRTMAEMLAWEVDERISAAACAEAFRVLNEESMGEPGKPWDFGIASPEGFKPISFW